In one Pseudomonas sp. 31-12 genomic region, the following are encoded:
- the rdgC gene encoding recombination-associated protein RdgC: MWFKNLLIYRLTQDLPFDAEALETALATKLARPCASQELTTYGFVAPFGKGEDAPLVHVSGDFLLISARKEERILPGSVVRDAVKEKVEEIEAEQMRKVYKKERDQIKDEIIQAFLPRAFIRRSSTFAAIAPKQGLILVNSASPKRAEDLLSTLREVIGTLPVRPLTVKMSPTATMTEWVTTQKAADDFFVLDECELRDTHEDGGIVRCKRQDLTSEEIQLHLSTGKVVTQLSLAWQDKLSFVLDDKMVVKRLKFEDLLQDQAEQDGGEEALGQLDASFTLMMLTFGDFLPALVEALGGEELPQGI; the protein is encoded by the coding sequence ATGTGGTTCAAAAACCTGCTTATCTATCGCCTGACCCAAGATCTGCCTTTTGATGCCGAGGCGTTGGAAACTGCACTGGCCACCAAACTGGCGCGTCCATGTGCAAGCCAGGAGTTGACCACCTACGGTTTCGTCGCGCCGTTCGGCAAAGGCGAAGATGCCCCCCTGGTGCACGTCAGCGGCGACTTCCTGCTGATCTCCGCCCGTAAAGAAGAACGCATCTTGCCGGGCAGCGTCGTGCGTGACGCCGTGAAGGAAAAGGTCGAAGAGATCGAAGCCGAACAAATGCGCAAGGTCTACAAAAAGGAACGCGACCAGATCAAGGATGAAATCATCCAGGCGTTCCTGCCGCGTGCCTTTATCCGTCGTTCGTCGACCTTCGCCGCCATTGCGCCGAAACAGGGCCTGATCCTGGTCAACTCGGCCAGCCCGAAACGTGCCGAAGACCTGCTGTCCACTTTGCGTGAAGTGATCGGCACACTGCCAGTACGTCCACTGACCGTTAAAATGTCGCCGACCGCGACCATGACTGAGTGGGTCACCACCCAGAAAGCCGCGGACGACTTCTTTGTGCTGGACGAGTGCGAACTGCGCGACACCCACGAAGACGGTGGCATCGTGCGTTGCAAGCGCCAGGACCTGACCAGCGAAGAAATCCAGCTGCACTTGAGCACCGGCAAAGTGGTGACTCAGCTGTCGCTGGCCTGGCAAGACAAGCTGTCTTTCGTCCTCGACGACAAGATGGTGGTCAAGCGCCTGAAGTTCGAAGACCTGCTGCAAGACCAGGCGGAACAGGACGGTGGCGAAGAAGCCCTCGGCCAGCTGGACGCCAGCTTCACCCTGATGATGCTGACCTTCGGCGACTTCCTGCCGGCACTGGTTGAAGCGTTGGGCGGTGAAGAGCTTCCGCAGGGGATCTAA
- a CDS encoding catalase family protein yields MSRLWRWFGVFLGKTLLWLLGLGLLGWALATAWFAWQHRGPVSAEELIPNGEAAMTQDIIQTAVRIVDQHRENTRYLRDAHAKAHGCVKAEVQVLPDLADELRQGVFSEPGKTWNATVRLSNGNAYPQFDSIRDARGMAIKLLDVPGKQLLADQKSRGEQDFVMFSHPNFFVSDVAEYRQNVAAQADGKKLMAFFPGWDPRTWQVRHLFIALATLSPAPESPTQTTYFSVSPYKFGDANAKFRVTPDPDNCPAYTLPAQNQKLPNFLRNALNQQLSTDRVPACFVLQIQRQDPGKYMPNEDTSIEWKEKDATFETVARIKLPAQDFDTLALNLQCDNQSFNPWFGLEAHRPIGGINRLRKAVYEAVSDYRHSRNAEQ; encoded by the coding sequence ATGAGCAGACTGTGGAGGTGGTTTGGCGTGTTCCTCGGCAAAACCCTGTTGTGGTTGCTGGGCCTGGGATTACTCGGCTGGGCACTGGCCACGGCGTGGTTTGCCTGGCAGCACCGGGGACCGGTCTCGGCTGAAGAACTGATCCCGAACGGCGAAGCGGCGATGACTCAGGACATCATCCAGACGGCCGTGCGCATCGTCGATCAGCACCGTGAAAACACCCGCTACCTGCGCGATGCGCATGCCAAGGCGCACGGTTGCGTGAAGGCCGAAGTCCAAGTGCTGCCGGATCTGGCGGATGAGCTGCGTCAGGGCGTGTTCAGCGAACCCGGCAAAACCTGGAACGCGACGGTGCGGCTGTCCAATGGCAATGCTTATCCACAGTTCGACAGTATCCGCGATGCCCGGGGCATGGCGATCAAGTTGCTCGATGTGCCCGGCAAACAACTGCTCGCCGATCAAAAAAGCCGTGGTGAACAAGACTTTGTGATGTTCAGCCACCCGAACTTCTTCGTCAGCGATGTCGCCGAATACCGTCAGAATGTGGCCGCCCAGGCCGATGGCAAGAAGCTGATGGCGTTTTTCCCCGGCTGGGATCCGCGCACGTGGCAGGTTCGTCATCTGTTCATTGCCCTGGCGACGCTCTCCCCTGCCCCGGAAAGTCCGACGCAGACGACATACTTTTCAGTTTCGCCCTACAAGTTTGGTGACGCCAACGCGAAGTTTCGGGTGACGCCGGATCCCGACAATTGCCCGGCCTACACCCTTCCGGCGCAGAACCAGAAGCTGCCGAATTTTTTGCGTAATGCGCTGAATCAGCAATTGTCGACGGATCGGGTGCCCGCGTGCTTCGTCTTGCAGATCCAACGGCAGGATCCGGGCAAGTACATGCCGAACGAGGACACGAGTATCGAATGGAAGGAAAAGGATGCGACGTTCGAAACCGTGGCCCGGATCAAACTGCCCGCTCAGGACTTCGATACGCTGGCGCTGAACCTGCAATGCGACAACCAGTCGTTCAATCCGTGGTTCGGGCTTGAGGCTCATCGGCCGATTGGTGGCATCAACCGCTTGCGCAAAGCGGTGTACGAAGCGGTCAGCGATTACCGCCACAGCCGCAACGCCGAGCAATAA
- a CDS encoding di-heme-cytochrome C peroxidase, with protein sequence MRLLFRLLVLLAVLLGLGLAVVLYYVANPKLPTWSPAQQVHYLEQWSAADRQTYYFTPQGTQVKGLRYDWFKELELPFSEQRFAAPEYLARFGFLIDRDQKDTPNNNPGNLPVGFARHQNPDSQDEFLDITCAACHTGELRFNGQAVRIDGGSAQHVLPSSVPTLRGGSFGQALVASLASTYYNPWKFERFARNVLGEDYDARREQLRKDFKTSLDTFVKVAWNDTHRGLYPTEEGPGRTDAFGRIANASFGDAISADNYRVADAPVDYPQLWDMWTFDWVQWNGSAQQPMARNIGEALGVGATLSFFDANGQPLKGDARYPSSVRLRDLHQIEQTLQRLKPPAWPEDLLGAVDKPLAAKGRELFSENCAGCHVPRSVQTNGRWVQHLKMLPVDYIGTDPGAANNIADHRFDLSALQWDPAELAKLDVQVQPPPTEPLDMSKLSSAKGLAYVTAFVGNRTYREAKIPEAERPDMDGFGLPIGVRELRAYKARPLAGVWATAPFLHNGSVPSIYQLLSPQDERATTFYKGTFEYDPRHLGYRTEAFTNGFKFDTRITGNHNSGHEFRAGKRGNGVIGRLLQPEERWALLEYLKVLGGPLEAQLP encoded by the coding sequence TTGCGCCTCTTATTCCGCCTGCTGGTGTTGCTTGCTGTGCTGTTGGGACTGGGCCTGGCCGTGGTGCTGTACTACGTCGCCAACCCGAAACTGCCGACCTGGTCGCCCGCGCAACAGGTGCACTACCTGGAACAGTGGAGCGCCGCCGACCGCCAGACTTACTACTTCACCCCCCAAGGCACCCAAGTCAAAGGCTTGCGCTATGACTGGTTCAAGGAACTTGAACTGCCCTTCTCGGAACAACGATTCGCCGCCCCCGAGTATCTCGCGCGCTTTGGTTTTCTGATCGACCGCGACCAGAAGGACACACCGAACAACAACCCTGGCAACTTACCCGTGGGGTTTGCCCGCCATCAAAACCCCGACAGTCAGGACGAGTTCCTCGATATCACCTGCGCTGCCTGCCACACCGGTGAATTGCGTTTCAACGGCCAGGCCGTACGCATCGACGGAGGTTCGGCGCAGCATGTCCTGCCTTCCAGCGTTCCTACATTGCGCGGTGGCAGTTTCGGACAAGCGCTTGTCGCCAGTCTGGCCTCGACGTACTACAACCCGTGGAAATTCGAACGCTTCGCACGCAACGTGCTTGGCGAGGACTACGACGCCCGCCGCGAACAACTACGAAAAGACTTCAAGACCTCGCTTGATACCTTTGTAAAAGTGGCGTGGAACGATACCCATCGCGGGCTCTACCCGACCGAGGAAGGCCCCGGCCGCACCGATGCCTTCGGGCGAATTGCCAATGCCAGCTTCGGCGACGCGATTTCTGCGGATAACTACCGCGTGGCGGATGCCCCGGTGGACTACCCGCAACTGTGGGACATGTGGACCTTTGACTGGGTGCAATGGAACGGTTCGGCGCAGCAACCGATGGCCCGCAACATCGGCGAGGCGCTGGGCGTCGGCGCAACCCTGAGCTTCTTCGATGCCAACGGCCAACCGCTGAAAGGTGACGCGCGCTATCCGTCGAGTGTCCGCTTGCGCGACCTGCACCAGATCGAACAAACCCTGCAACGGCTCAAACCACCTGCCTGGCCGGAAGACCTGCTCGGCGCTGTCGATAAGCCCTTGGCCGCCAAAGGGCGCGAATTGTTCAGTGAAAACTGCGCCGGTTGCCATGTGCCTCGATCGGTCCAGACCAACGGACGTTGGGTGCAGCACCTGAAAATGCTTCCAGTGGACTACATCGGCACAGACCCGGGCGCCGCCAACAACATCGCCGACCATCGCTTCGACCTCAGCGCCTTGCAATGGGACCCGGCAGAGCTGGCGAAACTGGATGTGCAGGTGCAGCCGCCGCCCACCGAGCCGCTGGACATGAGCAAACTCTCGTCAGCCAAAGGCCTGGCCTACGTCACCGCATTCGTAGGAAACCGCACTTACCGCGAGGCGAAAATTCCCGAGGCCGAGCGCCCGGACATGGATGGCTTCGGCCTGCCGATTGGCGTGCGTGAATTGCGCGCCTACAAAGCCCGACCATTGGCCGGGGTCTGGGCGACGGCGCCGTTTCTGCACAACGGTTCGGTACCAAGCATCTATCAACTGCTCTCGCCCCAGGATGAACGCGCAACGACCTTCTACAAAGGCACGTTCGAGTACGACCCCAGGCACCTGGGCTATCGCACCGAAGCGTTCACCAATGGCTTCAAGTTCGACACGCGGATCACCGGCAATCACAACAGTGGCCACGAATTCCGGGCTGGCAAGCGCGGCAACGGCGTGATCGGTCGCCTGCTGCAACCGGAGGAGCGCTGGGCGCTGCTGGAATATCTAAAAGTGTTGGGCGGCCCGTTGGAGGCACAATTGCCATGA
- a CDS encoding FKBP-type peptidyl-prolyl cis-trans isomerase, whose amino-acid sequence MKQHRLAAAVALVSLVLAGCDSQTSVELKTPAQKASYGIGLNMGKSLAQEGMDDLDSKAVAQGIEDAVGKKEQKLKDDELVEAFAALQKRAEERMAKMSEESAAAGKKFLEDNAKKAGVTTTASGLQYEVVKKADGAQPKPTDVVTVHYTGKLTDGTTFDSSVDRGSPIDLPVSGVIPGWVEGLQLMHVGEKYKLYIPSELAYGAQSPSPAIPANSVLVFDLELLAIKDPAKEDAAK is encoded by the coding sequence ATGAAACAGCATCGGTTGGCGGCGGCGGTGGCCCTGGTTAGCCTGGTACTTGCGGGTTGTGATTCGCAGACCAGCGTAGAGCTGAAAACCCCGGCGCAAAAAGCTTCCTACGGAATTGGCCTGAACATGGGCAAGAGCCTGGCTCAGGAAGGCATGGATGACCTGGACTCCAAAGCCGTAGCCCAAGGCATTGAAGATGCCGTCGGCAAGAAAGAACAGAAGCTGAAGGATGACGAGCTGGTTGAAGCCTTCGCAGCACTGCAGAAGCGTGCTGAAGAGCGTATGGCCAAAATGAGCGAAGAGTCGGCAGCCGCCGGCAAGAAATTCCTCGAAGACAACGCCAAGAAAGCGGGTGTCACCACCACTGCTTCGGGCCTGCAATACGAAGTGGTCAAGAAAGCGGATGGCGCACAGCCTAAGCCGACCGACGTAGTGACTGTTCACTACACCGGCAAGCTGACGGACGGCACTACCTTCGACAGCTCCGTCGACCGTGGCAGCCCGATCGATCTGCCGGTCAGCGGCGTGATTCCGGGTTGGGTCGAAGGCCTGCAACTGATGCACGTTGGCGAGAAGTACAAACTGTACATCCCTAGCGAGCTGGCCTACGGGGCCCAAAGCCCAAGCCCGGCGATTCCAGCCAACTCGGTGCTGGTATTCGACCTGGAACTGCTGGCGATCAAGGATCCAGCAAAAGAAGACGCCGCCAAGTAA
- a CDS encoding YkvA family protein, which translates to MKAPWNFARFLPLAGRLLARGRLPTLLFAVASKGASQGNRLGKLKDDLRLLQALCLAYWRGEYRAISPKAIISVVAGLMYFLSPVDAIPDFIPMFGMLDDIAVLAWLMKVLDDELNAFRAWRKRQVPEKLAVVERLPDTPEQLQLQGPKKT; encoded by the coding sequence ATGAAAGCACCCTGGAATTTTGCTCGTTTCCTGCCACTCGCCGGACGCCTGCTTGCCCGTGGACGCTTGCCGACCCTGCTGTTCGCCGTCGCCAGCAAAGGTGCCAGCCAGGGCAACCGCCTGGGCAAGCTCAAGGACGATTTGCGCCTGTTACAGGCCCTGTGCCTGGCCTACTGGCGTGGCGAGTACCGCGCCATCAGCCCGAAGGCAATAATCTCGGTGGTGGCCGGCCTGATGTACTTCCTCAGCCCGGTGGATGCGATTCCGGACTTCATCCCGATGTTCGGCATGCTCGATGACATCGCCGTGCTGGCCTGGTTGATGAAAGTCCTCGACGACGAACTCAATGCCTTCCGTGCCTGGCGCAAACGCCAAGTGCCGGAGAAGCTTGCGGTGGTCGAACGTCTTCCCGATACCCCTGAGCAACTTCAGCTTCAGGGCCCGAAAAAAACCTGA
- a CDS encoding helix-turn-helix domain-containing protein — MDIQIITREGEPEYAVLPWAQYQALLKAAGINQQPAPDTPVRHAASPDPILPGLDQLRSLREGKGIAIEALARTVGISPSYLALIESGERQPDAAIRRSLAWELTVPGWRDES; from the coding sequence ATGGATATTCAGATAATCACACGCGAAGGCGAGCCCGAATACGCGGTTTTGCCGTGGGCTCAGTACCAGGCTCTACTGAAAGCAGCAGGCATCAACCAACAACCGGCGCCCGACACGCCGGTGCGTCACGCAGCATCACCCGACCCGATTCTTCCGGGTCTGGATCAACTACGCAGTTTGCGCGAAGGGAAGGGCATCGCCATTGAGGCGCTGGCCCGCACGGTAGGCATCAGCCCGTCTTATCTGGCCCTGATCGAAAGTGGCGAGCGTCAACCCGACGCTGCGATTCGCCGCAGTCTGGCCTGGGAGCTGACGGTGCCAGGGTGGAGGGATGAATCGTGA
- a CDS encoding sel1 repeat family protein, translating to MFLKLKARAGYWLARRLFHWSWFVRQPRGWSWLEGQFARMANLGDVGAQSFYGHILTFRGVGLGAREEGVRLLRLAALAGDGKAAYQVGVISLAGTPSKAPDPDEAARFWGLAAKAGHPLAETKLKELASRDSAK from the coding sequence GTGTTTCTGAAGCTCAAGGCACGGGCCGGTTACTGGCTGGCCCGCCGGTTGTTTCACTGGTCGTGGTTCGTGCGTCAGCCGCGCGGCTGGAGCTGGCTCGAAGGCCAGTTCGCCCGCATGGCCAACCTGGGTGACGTCGGCGCGCAAAGCTTCTACGGCCACATCCTGACCTTTCGCGGCGTCGGCCTTGGGGCGCGTGAGGAGGGTGTGCGATTGCTGCGCCTGGCGGCGTTGGCGGGGGATGGCAAAGCGGCGTATCAGGTGGGAGTGATCAGTTTGGCCGGGACACCGAGCAAGGCGCCGGATCCGGATGAAGCGGCGCGGTTTTGGGGGCTCGCAGCGAAGGCCGGGCATCCATTGGCGGAGACGAAGCTTAAAGAGCTGGCGTCTCGCGATTCTGCAAAATAG
- a CDS encoding bifunctional diguanylate cyclase/phosphodiesterase, which translates to MTTTEQLSALSSILTQSGLHSLFQPIISLSERRIVGYEALTRGPSNSPLHSPIALFAVARQAGRLSELEIACRESACRRFNEQQLPGKLFLNVSPESLLEAAHQPGRTLQLLQDFGIPPSQVVIELTEQTPTDDFQLLQNALHHYRAMGFSIALDDLGAGYSSLRLWSELRPDYVKIDRHFIDGIHQDALKREFVGSILQIAKASRAKVIAEGIELPEELAVLTEMGVDLVQGYLLCRPQEHPPRDARALMPKQDSTAVALNDEGCDLSALLNDQPAVARDTPTATVLEAFRRQANLNSLAVLDEQGHPCGIVHRHSLSDALLKPFATDLFARKPISRLMNDDFLAVEMSQSLQQVSRLITSRARQRIEEDFIITLNGGYLGLGRVIDVLKLITELKIQQARYANPLTLLPGNVPIQQCLTRLLQQERESVICYVDIDSFKPFNDIYGYGRGDEVLLCLAQCLNDRVDPSRDFVGHIGGDDFLLVLGPEDWRRRLNQLLDDFQSQCRRFYRSEHLEAGCFIAPNRQGVRQEFALLSLSIGVVHLHPQACGQLDASQLAEMASQAKHHAKNVPGYSVHVIDSLVVPVQDVNLIIEQR; encoded by the coding sequence ATGACCACGACCGAACAGCTGAGTGCATTGAGTTCAATACTGACTCAAAGCGGTTTGCACAGCCTGTTCCAGCCGATCATTTCCCTCTCCGAGCGACGCATTGTCGGCTACGAAGCCCTGACCCGCGGCCCCTCGAACAGTCCACTGCACTCCCCCATCGCGTTGTTCGCGGTCGCCCGTCAGGCCGGCCGCTTGAGCGAGCTGGAAATCGCCTGCCGTGAAAGCGCTTGCCGACGTTTCAACGAACAACAGCTTCCGGGCAAACTGTTTCTCAACGTCTCTCCGGAATCCCTGCTTGAAGCCGCTCACCAACCGGGCCGCACCCTGCAATTGCTGCAGGACTTTGGCATCCCACCGAGCCAGGTGGTGATCGAGCTCACGGAACAGACCCCGACCGACGATTTCCAGTTACTGCAAAACGCCCTGCATCACTATCGGGCGATGGGGTTTTCCATTGCACTGGATGATCTGGGCGCTGGTTATTCAAGCTTGCGGCTGTGGTCAGAACTGCGTCCGGACTATGTGAAGATCGACCGGCATTTCATCGACGGTATTCATCAGGACGCGTTGAAGCGTGAGTTCGTCGGCTCGATCCTGCAAATCGCCAAGGCCTCGCGAGCGAAAGTGATTGCCGAAGGAATCGAGCTACCGGAAGAGCTCGCGGTGTTGACCGAGATGGGCGTGGATCTGGTCCAGGGTTATCTGCTTTGCCGCCCCCAGGAACATCCACCTCGCGACGCCCGGGCCTTGATGCCCAAACAGGACAGCACCGCCGTGGCGCTGAATGACGAAGGCTGCGACCTCAGCGCCTTGCTCAACGACCAACCGGCCGTGGCCCGGGACACTCCGACGGCCACAGTGCTGGAAGCCTTCCGCCGCCAGGCCAACCTGAACTCACTGGCGGTGCTCGACGAGCAAGGCCATCCCTGCGGCATCGTCCATCGGCATTCGCTCTCGGACGCGTTGCTCAAGCCCTTTGCAACCGACCTGTTTGCGCGCAAGCCGATCAGCCGCTTGATGAACGATGACTTCCTCGCCGTGGAAATGAGCCAGTCGCTGCAACAGGTCAGCCGCTTGATCACCAGCCGCGCGCGGCAACGCATCGAAGAGGATTTCATCATCACCCTCAACGGCGGTTATCTGGGATTGGGCCGGGTGATCGATGTGCTCAAGCTGATTACCGAACTGAAAATCCAGCAAGCCCGCTACGCCAACCCGCTAACCCTGTTGCCGGGCAACGTGCCCATCCAGCAATGCCTGACGCGGCTGCTGCAACAGGAGCGGGAATCGGTGATCTGCTACGTCGACATCGACAGCTTCAAACCCTTCAACGACATCTACGGTTACGGCCGTGGGGACGAAGTCCTGCTGTGTCTGGCGCAATGCCTGAACGATCGCGTCGACCCGTCCCGCGACTTTGTCGGCCATATCGGCGGGGATGACTTCCTGCTGGTGCTCGGCCCGGAAGACTGGCGCAGACGTTTGAACCAGCTGCTGGACGACTTCCAGAGCCAGTGCCGACGCTTCTACCGCAGCGAACACCTGGAAGCTGGCTGCTTCATCGCACCAAATCGCCAGGGCGTGCGCCAGGAGTTTGCGCTGCTGTCCTTGTCGATTGGCGTGGTGCATTTGCATCCACAGGCCTGTGGACAACTCGATGCGAGCCAGTTGGCGGAGATGGCATCGCAGGCCAAGCATCACGCGAAAAATGTGCCGGGGTATAGCGTGCATGTGATTGATAGTTTGGTGGTGCCGGTGCAGGACGTGAACTTGATCATTGAACAGCGGTGA
- a CDS encoding carboxy terminal-processing peptidase produces the protein MKHFLPSTALALFIGIGLMPMSSNTFAANSWDKLQPDRDEVIASLNVVELLKRHHYSKPPLDDARSVIIYDSYIKLLDPSRSYFMASDIAEFDKWKTQFDDFLKSGDLNAGFTIYKRYLDRVKARLDFALAELNKGVDKIDFNTKETLLIDRKDAPWLKSTAELDDLWRKRVKDEVLRQKIAGKDSKQIQETLTKRYKNQLARLDQTRAEDIFQAYINTFAMSYDPHTNYLSPDNAENFDINMSLSLEGIGAVLQSDNDQVKIVRLVPAGPADKTKQVAPADKIIGVAQGNKEMVDVVGWRLDEVVKLIRGPKGTVVRLEVIPASNAPNDQTSKIVPITREAVKLEDQAVKKSVLNLKQDGKDYKLGVIEIPAFYLDFKAFRAGDPDYKSTTRDVKKLLTELQKEKVDGVVIDLRNNGGGSLQEATELTSLFIDKGPTVLVRNADGRVDVLEDENPGAFYKGPMALLVNRLSASASEIFAGAMQDYHRALIIGGQTFGKGTVQTIQPLNHGELKLTLAKFYRVSGQSTQHQGVLPDIDYPSIIDTKEIGESALPEAMPWDTIRAAIKPAVDPFKPYIAQLKSEHDVRSAKDAEFVFIRDKLALAQKLMTEKTVSLNEADRRAQHADIEAKQLVMENLRRKAKGEEPLKELKKEDEDAIAAELDKTKPEDDAYLSETGRILLDYLKLNTAVAKH, from the coding sequence ATGAAGCATTTTCTCCCCAGCACCGCCCTAGCCCTGTTCATTGGTATCGGCCTGATGCCGATGTCGAGCAATACGTTCGCAGCCAATAGCTGGGACAAGCTTCAGCCTGATCGTGACGAAGTGATCGCCAGCCTGAACGTCGTCGAGTTGCTCAAGCGCCATCACTACAGCAAGCCGCCGCTCGATGACGCGCGCTCCGTGATCATCTATGACAGCTACATCAAGCTGCTGGATCCGTCGCGCAGCTACTTCATGGCCAGCGACATTGCCGAATTCGACAAGTGGAAAACCCAGTTCGACGACTTCCTCAAAAGCGGCGACCTGAACGCCGGGTTCACCATCTACAAGCGCTACCTGGACCGCGTCAAAGCGCGTCTGGACTTTGCCCTTGCCGAGCTGAACAAGGGCGTCGACAAAATCGACTTCAACACCAAGGAAACCTTGCTGATCGATCGCAAGGACGCCCCTTGGCTCAAGTCCACCGCCGAACTCGACGACCTGTGGCGCAAACGCGTCAAGGACGAAGTCTTGCGGCAGAAAATCGCGGGCAAGGACTCCAAGCAGATTCAGGAAACCCTGACCAAGCGCTACAAGAACCAGTTGGCGCGCCTGGACCAGACCCGTGCGGAAGACATCTTCCAGGCGTACATCAACACCTTCGCCATGTCCTACGACCCGCACACCAACTATCTGTCGCCGGATAACGCGGAAAACTTCGACATCAACATGAGCCTGTCCCTCGAGGGCATCGGCGCCGTGTTGCAGAGCGATAACGACCAGGTAAAAATCGTGCGTCTGGTGCCTGCCGGCCCGGCCGACAAGACCAAACAGGTTGCACCGGCAGACAAGATCATCGGCGTTGCCCAAGGCAACAAAGAGATGGTCGACGTGGTCGGCTGGCGCCTGGACGAAGTGGTCAAGCTGATCCGTGGTCCGAAAGGCACCGTGGTGCGCCTGGAAGTGATTCCGGCCAGCAATGCGCCAAACGACCAGACCAGCAAGATCGTGCCGATCACCCGCGAAGCGGTGAAGCTTGAAGACCAGGCTGTGAAGAAGTCGGTCCTCAACCTGAAACAGGATGGCAAGGACTACAAGCTCGGTGTCATCGAGATCCCGGCCTTCTACCTCGACTTCAAGGCGTTCCGCGCGGGCGATCCGGATTACAAGAGCACCACTCGCGACGTCAAGAAACTGCTGACCGAGTTGCAGAAAGAAAAAGTCGACGGAGTGGTCATCGACCTTCGCAACAACGGCGGCGGCTCCTTGCAGGAAGCCACCGAGCTGACCAGCCTGTTCATCGACAAAGGTCCGACCGTGCTGGTGCGTAACGCCGACGGCCGGGTTGACGTGCTGGAAGATGAAAACCCGGGTGCGTTCTACAAAGGCCCGATGGCGTTGCTGGTCAACCGCTTGTCGGCCTCGGCTTCGGAGATTTTTGCCGGCGCCATGCAGGACTACCACCGCGCGCTGATCATCGGCGGCCAGACCTTCGGTAAAGGCACCGTGCAGACCATTCAGCCGCTGAACCATGGCGAACTGAAACTGACCCTGGCCAAGTTCTACCGGGTTTCCGGCCAAAGCACCCAGCATCAGGGCGTACTGCCGGACATCGATTACCCGTCGATCATCGACACCAAGGAAATCGGCGAAAGCGCCCTGCCGGAAGCCATGCCGTGGGACACCATCCGTGCGGCCATCAAGCCGGCGGTCGATCCGTTCAAACCGTACATCGCGCAGCTCAAGTCCGAGCATGACGTGCGTTCGGCCAAAGACGCAGAGTTCGTGTTCATCCGCGACAAGCTGGCCCTGGCGCAGAAGCTGATGACGGAAAAAACCGTCAGCCTCAATGAAGCCGATCGTCGTGCGCAACACGCCGATATCGAAGCCAAGCAACTGGTGATGGAAAACCTCCGTCGCAAGGCCAAGGGCGAAGAACCGCTCAAAGAGCTCAAGAAAGAAGACGAAGACGCGATTGCGGCCGAGCTGGACAAGACCAAGCCAGAAGACGATGCCTACCTGAGCGAGACCGGGCGGATTCTGTTGGACTACCTGAAACTCAACACCGCGGTCGCCAAGCATTAA